A region of Neovison vison isolate M4711 chromosome 7, ASM_NN_V1, whole genome shotgun sequence DNA encodes the following proteins:
- the NTF4 gene encoding neurotrophin-4 gives MLPSPSCSLPILLLFLLPSVPMESHPPPLPLPPFLAPEWDLLSPRVVLSRGTPAGPPLLFLLEAGAFGESAGSPANRSRRGVSETAPASRRGELAVCDAVSGWVTDRRTAVDLRGREVEVLGEVPAAGGSPLRQYFFETRCKADSTAEESGPGGGGGGCRGVDRRHWVSECKAKQSYVRALTADAQGRVGWRWIRIDTACVCTLLSRTGRA, from the coding sequence AtgctccccagcccctcctgctccctccccatcctcctccttttcctcctccccagtGTCCCAATGGAGTCCCATCCTCCACCCTTACCACTGCCCCCATTTCTAGCCCCTGAATGGGACCTCCTGTCCCCCCGAGTAGTCCTGTCCAGGGGCACCCCCGCTGGACCCCCTCTGCTATTCCTGCTGGAGGCCGGGGCCTTTGGGGAGTCAGCAGGCAGCCCCGCCAACCGCAGTAGGCGAGGGGTGAGCGAGACAGCACCAGCAAGTCGCCGGGGAGAGCTGGCTGTGTGTGATGCGGTCAGCGGCTGGGTGACGGACCGCCGGACAGCCGTGGACCTGCGTGGGCGTGAGGTGGAGGTGCTGGGCGAGGTTCCTGCGGCTGGAGGCAGCCCTCTCCGCCAGTACTTCTTTGAGACCCGCTGCAAGGCTGACAGCACTGCTGAGGAAAGTggccctggtgggggtgggggaggctgccGGGGTGTGGACCGGAGGCACTGGGTGTCTGAGTGTAAGGCCAAGCAGTCCTATGTGCGGGCATTGACCGCTGATGCCCAGGGCCGTGTAGGCTGGCGATGGATTCGAATTGACACTGCCTGCGTCTGCACACTCCTCAGCCGGACTGGTCGGGCCTGA
- the RUVBL2 gene encoding ruvB-like 2 isoform X2, whose translation MVGQLAARRAAGVVLEMIREGKIAGRAVLIAGQPGTGKTAIAMGMAQALGPDTPFTAIAGSEIFSLEMSKTEALTQAFRRSIGVRIKEETEIIEGEVVEIQIDRPATGTGSKVGKLTLKTTEMETIYDLGTKMIESLTKDKVQAGDVITIDKATGKISKLGRSFTRARDYDAMGSQTKFVQCPDGELQKRKEVVHTVSLHEIDVINSRTQGFLALFSGDTGEIKSEVREQINAKVAEWREEGKAEIIPGVLFIDEVHMLDIESFSFLNRALESDMAPVLIMATNRGITRIRGTSYQSPHGIPIDLLDRLLIVSTSPYSEKDTKQILRIRCEEEDVEMSEDAYTVLTRIGLETSLRYAIQLITAASLVCRKRKGTEVQVDDIKRVYSLFLDESRSTQYMKEYQDAFLFNELKGETMDTS comes from the exons ATGGTGGGGCAACTGGCAGCCCGGCGGGCGGCTGGCGTTGTGCTGGAGATGATCAGGGAAGGGAAGATCGCCGGGCGGGCAGTGCTCATTGCTGGCCAGCCGGGCACCGGGAAGACGGCCATTGCCATGG GCATGGCACAGGCCCTGGGTCCTGACACCCCGTTCACAGCCATCGCGGGCAGCGAGATCTTCTCCCTGGAAATGAGCAAGACAGAGGCGCTGACGCAGGCCTTTCGGAGGTCTATTGGTGTTCGCATCAA GGAAGAGACCGAGATCATCGAAGGGGAGGTGGTGGAGATCCAGATTGACCGGCCAGCGACAGGGACG GGCTCTAAGGTAGGCAAGCTGACCCTCAAGACCACAGAGATGGAGACCATCTACGACCTGGGCACCAAGATGATTGAGTCCCTGACCAAAGACAAGGTCCAGGCCGG GGATGTGATCACCATTGACAAGGCCACGGGCAAGATCTCCAAGCTGGGCCGCTCCTTCACACGCGCTCGTGACTATGACGCTATGGGCTCCCAG ACCAAGTTCGTGCAGTGTCCAGACGGGGAGCTCCAGAAACGCAAGGAGGTGGTCCACACCGTGTCCCTGCATGAAATTGACGTCATCAACTCCCGCACCCAGGGCTTCCTCGCTCTCTTCTCAG GTGACACAGGGGAGATCAAGTCAGAAGTCCGAGAACAGATCAATGCCAAGGTAGCTGAGTGGCGTGAGGAAGGCAAGGCAGAGATCATCCCCGGG GTGCTGTTTATCGACGAGGTCCACATGCTGGACATTGAAAGCTTCTCCTTTCTTAATCGGGCCCTGGAGAGTGACATGGCGCCAGTCCTCATCATGGCCACCAACCGTGGCATCACCCG gatCCGGGGTACCAGCTACCAGAGCCCCCACGGCATCCCCATCGACCTACTGGACCGACTGCTCATCGTCTCCACCTCTCCCTACAGTGAGAAGGACACGAAGCAGATCCTCCGCATCCG GTGTGAGGAGGAAGACGTAGAAATGAGTGAGGACGCCTACACGGTGCTGACGCGCATCGGGCTGGAGACCTCGCTGCGCTACGCCATCCAGCTCATCACGGCGGCCAGTCTCGTGTGCCGGAAGCGCAAG GGCACGGAAGTGCAGGTAGATGACATCAAACGGGtctactctctctttctggatGAGTCGCGCTCCACACAGTACATGAAGGAATACCAGGACGCCTTTCTCTTCAACGAGCTTA AAGGCGAAACCATGGACACCTCCTGA
- the RUVBL2 gene encoding ruvB-like 2 isoform X1, with amino-acid sequence MATVTATTKVPEIRDVTRIERIGAHSHIRGLGLDDALEPRQASQGMVGQLAARRAAGVVLEMIREGKIAGRAVLIAGQPGTGKTAIAMGMAQALGPDTPFTAIAGSEIFSLEMSKTEALTQAFRRSIGVRIKEETEIIEGEVVEIQIDRPATGTGSKVGKLTLKTTEMETIYDLGTKMIESLTKDKVQAGDVITIDKATGKISKLGRSFTRARDYDAMGSQTKFVQCPDGELQKRKEVVHTVSLHEIDVINSRTQGFLALFSGDTGEIKSEVREQINAKVAEWREEGKAEIIPGVLFIDEVHMLDIESFSFLNRALESDMAPVLIMATNRGITRIRGTSYQSPHGIPIDLLDRLLIVSTSPYSEKDTKQILRIRCEEEDVEMSEDAYTVLTRIGLETSLRYAIQLITAASLVCRKRKGTEVQVDDIKRVYSLFLDESRSTQYMKEYQDAFLFNELKGETMDTS; translated from the exons ATGGCAACCGTG ACGGCCACAACCAAGGTCCCAGAGATCCGAGATGTGACGAGGATTGAGCGTATCG GTGCACACTCGCACAtccgggggctggggctggatgaTGCCTTGGAGCCACGGCAG GCTTCCCAGGGCATGGTGGGGCAACTGGCAGCCCGGCGGGCGGCTGGCGTTGTGCTGGAGATGATCAGGGAAGGGAAGATCGCCGGGCGGGCAGTGCTCATTGCTGGCCAGCCGGGCACCGGGAAGACGGCCATTGCCATGG GCATGGCACAGGCCCTGGGTCCTGACACCCCGTTCACAGCCATCGCGGGCAGCGAGATCTTCTCCCTGGAAATGAGCAAGACAGAGGCGCTGACGCAGGCCTTTCGGAGGTCTATTGGTGTTCGCATCAA GGAAGAGACCGAGATCATCGAAGGGGAGGTGGTGGAGATCCAGATTGACCGGCCAGCGACAGGGACG GGCTCTAAGGTAGGCAAGCTGACCCTCAAGACCACAGAGATGGAGACCATCTACGACCTGGGCACCAAGATGATTGAGTCCCTGACCAAAGACAAGGTCCAGGCCGG GGATGTGATCACCATTGACAAGGCCACGGGCAAGATCTCCAAGCTGGGCCGCTCCTTCACACGCGCTCGTGACTATGACGCTATGGGCTCCCAG ACCAAGTTCGTGCAGTGTCCAGACGGGGAGCTCCAGAAACGCAAGGAGGTGGTCCACACCGTGTCCCTGCATGAAATTGACGTCATCAACTCCCGCACCCAGGGCTTCCTCGCTCTCTTCTCAG GTGACACAGGGGAGATCAAGTCAGAAGTCCGAGAACAGATCAATGCCAAGGTAGCTGAGTGGCGTGAGGAAGGCAAGGCAGAGATCATCCCCGGG GTGCTGTTTATCGACGAGGTCCACATGCTGGACATTGAAAGCTTCTCCTTTCTTAATCGGGCCCTGGAGAGTGACATGGCGCCAGTCCTCATCATGGCCACCAACCGTGGCATCACCCG gatCCGGGGTACCAGCTACCAGAGCCCCCACGGCATCCCCATCGACCTACTGGACCGACTGCTCATCGTCTCCACCTCTCCCTACAGTGAGAAGGACACGAAGCAGATCCTCCGCATCCG GTGTGAGGAGGAAGACGTAGAAATGAGTGAGGACGCCTACACGGTGCTGACGCGCATCGGGCTGGAGACCTCGCTGCGCTACGCCATCCAGCTCATCACGGCGGCCAGTCTCGTGTGCCGGAAGCGCAAG GGCACGGAAGTGCAGGTAGATGACATCAAACGGGtctactctctctttctggatGAGTCGCGCTCCACACAGTACATGAAGGAATACCAGGACGCCTTTCTCTTCAACGAGCTTA AAGGCGAAACCATGGACACCTCCTGA
- the KCNA7 gene encoding potassium voltage-gated channel subfamily A member 7, with protein MEPRCPPPCGCCERVVLNVAGMRFETRARTLGRFPDTLLGDPARRGRFYDGARREYFFDRHRPSFDAVLYYYQSGGRLRRPAHVPLDVFLEEVAFYGLGTAALARLREDEGCPMQPERPLPRRAFARQLWLLFEFPESSQAARVLAVVSVLVILVSIVVFCLETLPDFRDDRYNPGLAAVAAAGPFPARLNGSSPVPGPLSRMPFDDPFFVVETLCICWFSFELLVRLVACPSKAAFFKNVMNLIDFVAILPYFVALGTELARQRGVGQPAMSLAILRVIRLVRVFRIFKLSRHSKGLQILGQTLRASMRELGLLIFFLFIGVVLFSSAVYFAEVDREDSHFTSIPESFWWAVVTMTTVGYGDMAPVTVGGKIVGSLCAIAGVLTISLPVPVIVSNFSYFYHRETEGEEAGMYSHVDTQPCGPLDGKVNGGLMDGEMPELPPPLWAPPGKHLVTEV; from the exons ATGGAGCCGCGTTGCCCGCCGCCGTGCGGCTGCTGCGAGCGGGTGGTGCTCAACGTGGCCGGGATGCGTTTCGAGACGCGGGCACGCACCCTGGGCCGCTTCCCGGACACGCTGCTAGGGGACCCGGCGCGCCGCGGCCGCTTCTACGACGGCGCGCGCCGCGAGTACTTCTTTGACCGGCACCGGCCCAGCTTCGACGCCGTGCTCTACTATTACCAGTCGGGCGGGAGGCTGCGGCGGCCCGCGCACGTGCCGCTCGacgtcttcctggaggaggtggcctttTACGGGCTGGGCACCGCGGCGCTGGCGCGCCTGCGTGAGGACGAGGGCTGCCCCATGCAGCCAGAGCGCCCCCTGCCCCGCCGCGCCTTCGCGCGCCAGCTCTGGCTGCTCTTCGAGTTCCCCGAGAGTTCGCAGGCCGCGCGCGTTCTCGCCGTCGTCTCCGTGCTAGTCATCCTCGTCTCCATCGTCGTCTTTTGCCTCGAGACGCTGCCCGACTTCCGCGATGACCGCTACAACCCGGGGCTCGCTGCGGTAGCGGCTGCCGGCCCG TTCCCCGCTCGGCTGAATGGCTCCAGCCCAGTGCCCGGACCCCTGTCTCGCATGCCCTTCGATGACCCGTTCTTTGTGGTGGAGACATTGTGTATCTGTTGGTTCTCCTTCGAGCTACTGGTGCGCCTGGTGGCCTGCCCGAGCAAGGCGGCCTTTTTCAAGAACGTGATGAACCTCATcgattttgtggccatcctaccCTACTTTGTGGCACTAGGCACCGAGCTAGCCAGGCAGCGGGGTGTAGGCCAGCCGGCCATGTCCCTGGCCATCCTACGAGTCATCCGTCTAGTACGTGTCTTCCGAATCTTCAAGTTGTCCCGGCACTCAAAGGGCCTGCAGATCTTGGGCCAGACACTACGGGCCTCCATGCGTGAGCTGGGTctcctcatcttcttcctcttcatcgGTGTGGTCCTCTTCTCCAGCGCAGTCTACTTCGCTGAGGTCGACCGGGAAGACTCCCATTTCACCAGCATCCCCGAGTCCTTTTGGTGGGCGGTGGTCACCATGACCACAGTTGGCTATGGAGACATGGCACCCGTCACTGTGGGTGGCAAAATAGTGGGCTCCCTGTGCGCCATCGCTGGAGTGTTGACCATTTCCCTTCCCGTGCCGGTCATTGTCTCCAACTTCAGCTACTTTTACCACCGGGAGACAGAGGGTGAAGAGGCTGGGATGTACAGCCATGTGGACACGCAGCCGTGTGGCCCACTGGACGGCAAGGTCAATGGGGGGTTGATGGATGGGGAGATGCCTGAGCTACCACCTCCACTCTGGGCCCCCCCTGGGAAACACTTGGTCACTGAAGTGTGA
- the LOC122911838 gene encoding uncharacterized protein LOC122911838: protein MAGRTLALRYGPPWSPISGTEVPGSWPNWHLTSSGVAHHVIPPVSFPPPTVQYTVAEPLPPAAKQDLHIWDFDEVISRWETTSGSAYVPKQHGGPYAQPRAPEPSDPTRTVGIKDLDEKLRHRGWRLPLITKHQCSEMRAQYTGWPDPDQQRPTFYVGPQPLELAEHLRGGPSQALIPWTKNPELAGRPFTVSDQGILDRRQLYLTTSAKDFRTYPKKELSRYPGKDSLTSWSFDKTPQAWGHDPQRPPCPRPSRPPGIRVPHVHTVTTVVPHRGALSLAQESYRPPLHPLLGLDRFCSLELPWGGPHWKPMSGIYSLPQAYRTENSTYGSMKPAGV from the exons ATGGCTGGTCGGACCCTAGCTCTGCGCTACGGTCCCCCATGGTCCCCAATCTCTGGGACCGAGGTGCCTGGATCCTGGCCCAACTGGCATCTCACCAGCAGTGGTGTCGCCCACCACGTTATCCCGCCTGTTTCCTTTCCCCCGCCCACTGTGCAG TACACGGTAGCGGAGCCCCTGCCGCCGGCCGCCAAGCAGGATTTGCACATCTGGGATTTTGATGAGGTCATCAGCAGATGGGAGACAACCTCTGGCTCGGCTTACGTGCCTAAGCAGCACGGCGGGCCCTACGCACagcccagggccccagagccttCGGACCCCACGAGAACTGTGGGGATCAAGGATTTAGACGAAAAG CTCAGACACCGTGGCTGGCGCCTCCCGCTGATCACGAAGCACCAGTGCAGTGAGATGCGGGCGCAGTACACGGGCTGGCCCGACCCGGATCAGCAGCGCCCCACCTTCTACGTCGGGCCCCAGCCCCTGGAGCTTGCGGAGCACCTTCGCGGAGGCCCTTCCCAG GCTTTAATCCCTTGGACAAAGAACCCCGAGCTGGCCGGCCGGCCTTTCACAGTGTCTGACCAGGGCATCTTGGACCGCCGTCAGCTCTATCTGACCACCTCGGCCAAGGACTTCCGGACCTACCCGAA GAAGGAGTTATCTAGATATCCCGGCAAGGACTCGCTGACCTCCTGGAGCTTTGACAAGACGCCTCAGGCCTGGGGCCATGACCCACAGAGGCCACCCTGTCCGCGCCCCTCTCGGCCGCCAGGGATCCGCGTGCCCCACGTCCACACGGTGACGACTGTAGTGCCACATCGCGGGGCGTTGTCTCTGGCTCAGGAGTCCTACAGACCCCCACTGCACCCCCTCCTCGGGCTCGACCGTTTCTGCTCGCTGGAGCTGCCCTGGGGCGGCCCCCACTGGAAGCCAATGTCGGGGATCTACAGCCTGCCGCAAGCCTACCGCACTGAGAACTCCACCTACGGCAGCATGAAGCCAGCCGGGGTCTGA
- the LHB gene encoding lutropin subunit beta, giving the protein MPPPPVALPPPQPPNIRPAGSETLALSQGLLLWLLLNVGGVWASRGPLRPLCRPINATLAAENEACPVCVTFTTSICAGYCPSMVRVLPAILPPMPQPVCTYHELRFASIQLPGCPPGVDPTVSFPVALSCRCGPCRLSSSDCGGPRAQPLACDRPSLPGLLFL; this is encoded by the exons ATGCCGCCACCCCCAGTGGCCTTGCCGCCTCCACAGCCTCCAAATATAAGACCAG CTGGCTCTGAGACACTGGCCTTGTCCCAGGGGctgctgctgtggctgctgctgAACGTGGGTGGGGTGTGGGCATCCAGGGGGCCACTACGGCCACTCTGCCGGCCCATCAATGCCACCCTGGCTGCTGAGAACGAGGCCTGCCCGGTCTGCGTCACCTTCACCACCAGCATCTGTGCCGGCTACTGCCCCAGCATG GTTCGAGTGCTGCCAGCCATCCTGCCACCTATGCCCCAGCCAGTGTGCACCTACCACGAGCTGCGCTTTGCCTCCATCCAGCTTCCCGGATGCCCACCTGGAGTGGACCCCACGGTCTCCTTCCCCGTGGCCCTCAGCTGTCGCTGCGGGCCCTGCCGCCTCAGCAGCTCCGACTGTGGGGGTCCCAGGGCCCAGCCCTTGGCCTGTGACCGCCCCTCGCTCCCAGGCCTCCTGTTCCTCTAA